In Desulfovibrio sp. 86, the following proteins share a genomic window:
- a CDS encoding DnaA ATPase domain-containing protein yields MREKWPEISENLKKMLKSGLFKVWIAPLHASVDEEGLHLVAPNAYVASRLESMMLTTLKEAAAPVLGLEPGQVSVCITAAGQEAEAPAQESKAPAEEPQVAVATPKVRPEPSAQAAPNLQQASLPLAAPVIFRSTQNWRYSFADFVVGPTNNMAVAAAQDVSRRHGCVRTLFVNSASGLGKTHLAQAVGRAINEEGGNARVGYLTAEEFASRFVTALRAQDIEGFKARFRELDVLLMEDVHFFQGKEKMQDMALAVVKNLQAKGGRAIFTSSFSPRELQRVDSQLVSHFCSGILTDMGRPTKDMRCDILGQKARSFQVLLPDSVCELLASRLNGDVRQMESCLNSLIFKARLLNCGLNLDLAMEVLSQYADVACGPDFSTILRLVCESYGLNERQLASKSRRKECVTGRNTAFYLARKHTEMTLEEIGEKFNRRHSTVIKGITSLERELSKQSTEGRRIARAVSLIERNAGLASARAM; encoded by the coding sequence ATGCGAGAAAAATGGCCTGAAATTTCTGAAAATCTCAAAAAAATGCTTAAATCCGGGCTTTTCAAAGTCTGGATTGCTCCTTTGCATGCCAGCGTTGACGAAGAGGGACTGCACCTTGTGGCCCCCAACGCCTACGTGGCCAGCAGGCTGGAAAGCATGATGCTAACGACCTTGAAAGAGGCCGCTGCTCCAGTACTGGGCCTTGAACCGGGACAGGTCAGCGTGTGCATCACGGCTGCCGGTCAGGAGGCCGAAGCGCCTGCGCAGGAGTCCAAGGCTCCTGCGGAAGAACCGCAGGTCGCAGTGGCGACGCCCAAGGTTCGGCCTGAACCCTCTGCGCAGGCAGCGCCCAACTTGCAGCAGGCATCACTTCCCCTTGCGGCGCCCGTTATATTTCGCAGCACGCAGAACTGGCGTTATTCCTTTGCGGATTTTGTCGTTGGCCCCACCAATAACATGGCCGTTGCCGCGGCGCAGGACGTCAGCCGCAGGCATGGCTGTGTTCGTACCCTGTTTGTAAATTCCGCATCTGGTCTTGGCAAGACACACCTTGCCCAGGCCGTTGGGCGCGCCATCAACGAAGAGGGCGGCAATGCGCGTGTGGGCTACCTCACCGCCGAGGAGTTTGCCTCGCGCTTTGTGACCGCGTTGCGCGCTCAGGACATTGAAGGCTTTAAAGCCCGCTTTCGCGAGCTTGATGTGCTGCTTATGGAGGACGTGCACTTTTTCCAGGGTAAGGAAAAAATGCAGGACATGGCCCTGGCCGTGGTTAAAAACCTTCAGGCCAAGGGCGGGCGCGCCATATTCACATCGTCTTTTTCGCCGCGCGAATTGCAGCGTGTGGACAGCCAGCTTGTATCGCATTTCTGTTCGGGCATTTTGACGGATATGGGCCGTCCCACCAAGGACATGCGTTGCGACATCCTTGGGCAGAAAGCCAGAAGTTTTCAGGTGCTTTTGCCGGACTCGGTTTGCGAACTGCTCGCCAGCCGTCTCAATGGCGATGTGCGCCAGATGGAATCCTGTCTCAACAGCCTTATTTTCAAGGCGCGTCTGCTCAATTGCGGCCTGAATCTCGATCTGGCCATGGAAGTGCTGAGCCAGTATGCGGACGTAGCTTGCGGCCCGGATTTTTCCACCATTTTGCGTCTTGTCTGTGAAAGCTACGGCCTTAACGAGCGCCAGCTGGCCTCCAAGTCGCGCCGCAAGGAATGCGTCACAGGCCGTAATACAGCCTTTTATCTGGCCCGCAAGCATACGGAAATGACACTGGAAGAGATTGGCGAAAAATTCAATCGCCGTCATTCCACTGTCATCAAGGGCATTACGTCTCTGGAGCGTGAGCTTTCCAAGCAGTCTACCGAAGGGCGGCGTATTGCCCGCGCGGTGTCGCTGATCGAGCGCAATGCCGGTCTTGCAAGCGCCCGCGCCATGTAG
- the hybD gene encoding HyaD/HybD family hydrogenase maturation endopeptidase, with protein MEAVVIIGLGNILYGDEGYGVRLAQNLYSHWDFPDHVDIVDGGTQGQTLLTHVERADKLLVLDAVDFGLEPGHMVLRDQVPAYLTAQKIGPHQNSFSEVLGLATLRGNMPDQCALIGAQPAAMTLGAPLSPAVAQCLDKGEDMALDILRRWGVEPVRRLEPRRLSASALDALLQ; from the coding sequence ATGGAAGCGGTAGTAATCATCGGACTGGGCAACATTCTCTACGGCGACGAAGGCTATGGCGTCAGGCTGGCGCAAAATCTCTATTCCCACTGGGACTTTCCCGACCATGTGGACATCGTTGATGGCGGCACCCAGGGGCAAACCCTGCTGACCCACGTTGAACGCGCGGACAAACTGCTTGTGCTGGATGCTGTGGATTTTGGCCTGGAACCGGGGCACATGGTCTTGCGGGATCAGGTGCCCGCCTACCTCACGGCCCAAAAAATCGGCCCGCACCAGAACAGTTTTTCTGAGGTTCTCGGCCTTGCCACACTGCGCGGCAACATGCCCGACCAGTGCGCCCTTATCGGGGCGCAGCCTGCGGCCATGACCCTGGGCGCGCCCCTTTCGCCCGCTGTGGCCCAATGCCTGGACAAGGGAGAAGACATGGCGCTGGACATTCTGCGGCGCTGGGGCGTTGAGCCCGTCCGACGGCTTGAGCCGCGCCGTCTCTCTGCCTCCGCGCTGGACGCCTTACTGCAGTAA
- the cybH gene encoding Ni/Fe-hydrogenase, b-type cytochrome subunit, which yields MSEMKENPPEMPLGKSIYVYQLPIRIWHWVMVICVCVLIVTGYIIGKPWLSVAGTSAYDTFYMGYTRMAHFIAGFVLIISTVLRYIYGLFGNRYSRELIILPVWRKTWWNELWHDIRWYLFLDKEPRAYIGHNPLAQAGMAVGMVFMLVIMLTGLGMYAESSHQAFFRPFLFVLDFAYWIGGNDQELRSLHRLGMLLLVTFVTVHIYMVIREEIMGKTTLVSGMFSGYRERRKP from the coding sequence ATGAGCGAGATGAAAGAAAATCCGCCTGAAATGCCTTTGGGCAAGAGCATATATGTGTACCAGTTGCCCATCCGCATCTGGCACTGGGTCATGGTCATCTGCGTGTGCGTGCTCATCGTCACGGGCTATATCATTGGCAAACCCTGGCTTTCCGTGGCAGGCACCTCAGCCTACGACACCTTTTACATGGGCTATACCCGCATGGCGCACTTCATCGCGGGCTTTGTGCTCATCATATCCACTGTGCTGCGCTACATTTACGGCCTTTTTGGCAACCGCTACTCGCGCGAGCTGATCATCCTGCCGGTCTGGCGCAAAACCTGGTGGAACGAACTGTGGCACGACATACGCTGGTACCTTTTTCTGGACAAGGAACCACGCGCCTATATAGGGCACAATCCCCTAGCCCAGGCCGGAATGGCCGTGGGCATGGTCTTCATGCTTGTCATCATGCTTACTGGCCTTGGCATGTACGCTGAAAGCAGCCATCAGGCCTTTTTCAGGCCCTTCCTCTTTGTGCTGGACTTCGCCTACTGGATCGGCGGCAATGACCAGGAACTGCGCAGCCTGCACCGCCTTGGCATGCTGCTGCTGGTCACCTTTGTGACCGTGCATATCTACATGGTCATACGCGAAGAAATCATGGGCAAGACCACCCTGGTTTCCGGCATGTTCAGCGGATACAGGGAGCGGCGCAAGCCCTGA
- a CDS encoding nickel-dependent hydrogenase large subunit, which yields MSYEYTTQGYTVVDAGRRLVVDPVTRIEGHLRCEVNINDDNVITNAVSCGTIFRGIEIILKGRDPRDAWAFTERICGVCTGTHALASVQAVENALGIEIPDNANIIRNLMQLCLMYHDHLVHLYHLTGLDWVDVVSASTADPKATSELAQKLSPWPNSSPGYFKSVKDKLLKLINSNQLGIFTNGYWGHPAYKLPPEANLMVVAHYIEALDFQKDVVHIHTIFGGKNPHPNWLVGGVPCSLNIDGVGAADVINQERLDFILQVIERCRTFAQQVVIPDTLALASFYGDWLNIGGGLSKLSVLAYGAIPSIANDFSDKSLLLPSGAIINGKFDQVLPVNLTNPEEIQETVNHSWYKTYPAGKTGLHPWEGITEPHYNPGPNIKGTPTDLKQVDERDRYSWLKTPLWRGHQMEVGPLARMLIGYARKNDEIKGLVDDFLGRAGGVPVSVLQSTLGRIAARSLELAWSAEKMRYFYDRLIANLKNGIRTTANTAKWKPETWPTTELRGVGFTEAPRGALGHWVKIKDRKIENYQCVVPTTWNGAPRSPDGQLSAYEASLMNTHMDIPEQPLEILRTLHSFDPCLACSTHIIGPDGKDLLTVRMDRGM from the coding sequence ATGTCCTACGAATACACTACGCAAGGATATACTGTTGTTGACGCGGGCCGCCGCCTCGTTGTGGACCCCGTGACCCGCATCGAGGGACACCTGCGCTGCGAGGTGAACATCAATGACGACAACGTCATCACCAATGCCGTTTCCTGCGGCACCATCTTTCGCGGCATAGAAATCATCCTTAAAGGCCGCGACCCGCGCGACGCCTGGGCCTTTACCGAGCGCATCTGCGGCGTGTGCACGGGCACCCATGCCCTGGCTTCCGTGCAGGCCGTTGAAAACGCTCTCGGCATTGAAATCCCCGATAACGCCAATATCATCCGCAACCTCATGCAGCTCTGCCTCATGTACCATGACCACCTGGTGCATCTGTACCATCTGACGGGGCTGGACTGGGTGGACGTGGTTTCGGCCTCCACCGCCGATCCCAAGGCCACCTCGGAGCTGGCGCAAAAACTGTCGCCCTGGCCCAACTCTTCACCGGGCTACTTCAAATCCGTCAAGGACAAGCTGCTCAAGCTCATCAATTCCAACCAGCTCGGCATCTTCACCAACGGCTATTGGGGCCACCCCGCCTACAAACTCCCGCCCGAAGCCAACCTGATGGTTGTGGCCCACTATATCGAAGCTCTGGATTTCCAGAAGGACGTGGTGCACATCCACACCATCTTTGGGGGCAAAAACCCGCATCCCAACTGGCTGGTGGGCGGCGTGCCCTGCTCGCTCAACATTGACGGCGTGGGCGCTGCCGACGTCATCAATCAGGAACGTCTGGATTTCATCCTCCAGGTCATCGAGCGCTGCCGCACCTTTGCCCAGCAGGTGGTGATTCCCGACACCCTGGCCCTGGCCAGCTTCTATGGCGACTGGCTCAATATCGGCGGCGGGCTGTCCAAGCTCTCGGTACTGGCCTACGGCGCCATTCCCAGCATTGCCAATGATTTCAGCGACAAAAGTCTGCTTCTGCCCTCAGGGGCCATCATCAACGGCAAATTCGATCAGGTTCTGCCCGTTAACCTTACCAATCCTGAAGAAATTCAGGAAACGGTCAACCACTCCTGGTACAAAACCTACCCTGCCGGCAAGACCGGACTGCACCCCTGGGAAGGCATCACCGAGCCGCATTACAACCCCGGCCCCAATATCAAGGGAACGCCCACGGACCTCAAGCAGGTGGACGAAAGAGACCGCTACTCCTGGCTCAAGACGCCCCTGTGGCGCGGACACCAGATGGAAGTCGGCCCTCTGGCCCGCATGCTCATCGGCTATGCCCGCAAGAATGACGAAATCAAGGGCCTGGTTGACGACTTTCTGGGCCGTGCGGGCGGCGTGCCCGTCAGCGTGCTGCAGTCCACCCTGGGGCGCATCGCCGCCCGCTCTCTGGAGCTGGCCTGGTCTGCGGAAAAAATGCGCTATTTCTATGACAGGCTTATTGCCAACCTCAAGAACGGCATACGCACCACGGCCAATACCGCCAAGTGGAAGCCCGAAACCTGGCCCACCACAGAACTGCGGGGCGTGGGCTTTACCGAAGCTCCGCGCGGCGCGCTTGGCCACTGGGTCAAAATCAAGGACAGAAAGATCGAAAACTACCAGTGCGTGGTGCCCACCACCTGGAACGGCGCGCCCCGCAGCCCCGACGGCCAGCTGAGCGCCTACGAGGCCTCGCTTATGAACACGCATATGGATATTCCGGAGCAGCCTCTGGAAATCCTGCGCACGCTCCACAGCTTTGACCCGTGCCTGGCCTGCTCGACCCACATCATCGGGCCTGACGGCAAAGACCTGCTTACTGTGCGCATGGATCGGGGCATGTAG
- a CDS encoding hydrogenase small subunit — MARLETTAEVLRNKGVSRRDFMKFCALTAVAMGLGPGADLAIAQALSTKPRLPVLWINGLSCSCCTESFLRTAHPLAADIILSMIALDYQDTIMAAAGDQANAAYEQAIEKYKGQYILALEGNVPLNAQGMYCIDGGKPFYEKLKQGVEHAKAVVAWGTCASWGCVQAASPNPTGATPLHKLFPNKPQIKVPGCPAIPEVMSSILTYIITFDRLPNLDSQGRPEMFYGVRVHDQCYRRAHFDAGQFVESWDDEGARSGLCLYKMGCKGPTTYNACPSTRWNNGVSFPIQSGHGCIGCSEQNFWDQQSFYDRITTIPHMGTNSTAETVGVAAVAGVAAGVAIHGAATMVRHACCDKKKAPEVNDDTSKS; from the coding sequence ATGGCACGTCTTGAAACAACCGCCGAGGTTTTACGAAATAAGGGCGTAAGCCGCAGAGACTTTATGAAATTCTGCGCACTCACCGCCGTTGCCATGGGGCTTGGCCCCGGCGCGGATCTGGCCATCGCCCAGGCCCTTTCCACCAAACCTCGTCTGCCGGTGCTCTGGATCAACGGACTTTCCTGTTCCTGCTGCACCGAATCTTTTTTGCGCACCGCCCATCCCCTTGCGGCGGACATCATCCTTTCAATGATTGCTCTGGACTATCAGGACACCATCATGGCGGCCGCTGGCGATCAGGCCAACGCCGCGTACGAGCAGGCCATCGAAAAATACAAGGGGCAGTACATTCTGGCCCTTGAAGGCAATGTGCCCCTGAACGCGCAGGGCATGTACTGCATTGACGGCGGCAAGCCTTTTTATGAAAAGCTCAAACAGGGCGTGGAACACGCCAAGGCCGTTGTGGCCTGGGGCACCTGCGCATCGTGGGGCTGCGTGCAGGCGGCCTCGCCCAATCCCACCGGCGCAACCCCCCTGCACAAGCTTTTTCCCAACAAACCGCAGATCAAGGTTCCCGGCTGCCCGGCAATCCCTGAGGTAATGAGCTCCATACTGACCTACATCATTACCTTTGACCGGCTGCCGAACCTTGATTCACAGGGACGGCCCGAAATGTTCTACGGCGTGCGCGTGCATGATCAGTGCTACCGCCGTGCCCACTTCGACGCCGGACAGTTTGTTGAGTCGTGGGATGACGAAGGCGCGCGCTCCGGCCTGTGCCTGTACAAAATGGGCTGCAAAGGGCCCACCACATACAATGCCTGTCCTTCCACCCGCTGGAACAACGGCGTTTCCTTCCCCATCCAGTCCGGGCACGGCTGCATCGGCTGCTCGGAACAGAACTTCTGGGATCAGCAGTCCTTTTATGACCGCATCACCACCATCCCGCACATGGGCACCAACTCCACGGCCGAAACCGTGGGCGTTGCCGCTGTGGCCGGTGTGGCGGCAGGCGTGGCCATTCACGGCGCGGCGACCATGGTCCGCCATGCCTGCTGCGACAAGAAAAAAGCCCCGGAAGTTAACGACGACACCAGCAAGAGCTAA
- a CDS encoding (Fe-S)-binding protein, which yields MDYCAQCNSCSEACHLYEMSGENEMYRPNFRSEIFRRIYKQYVKKEPLAKWRYGDMDLNWKTVARLGELAYRCNLCRRCAQTCPIGVDNGLLAREIRKLFSQEMGIYPRELHDRGTMNHMKAGSSTGMTPEVVKENVEFIDEDYTEITGVGIHTPFDVQGADIMLLHNAGEIMAWPENIASFSLIFQEAGLSWTLSSKALAYDGVNYGVFYDDAQTARIALQHMMAAKELGVKKIVIGECGHAHKALTVIADRVIPFEYQVPRESCYVTLRDIVMSGRLKLDPSRNNFPVTLHDPCNVVRLMGIVEPQREIIRKIAPLFREMPHHGVDNYCCGGGSGFAIMTRNNIEQWRGNISGRKKMWQIAEAFKDCLGPETRKYICAPCSNCKGQIREILEHNDLYTKNNFAYGGLVELIVNAMTNVEPGFIKFEGEEGAEE from the coding sequence ATGGACTACTGCGCCCAGTGCAACTCCTGCTCCGAAGCCTGCCATCTCTATGAAATGTCGGGCGAGAATGAAATGTACCGCCCCAACTTCCGTTCCGAAATCTTCCGCCGCATCTACAAGCAGTATGTGAAGAAGGAACCTCTGGCAAAATGGCGCTACGGCGACATGGACCTGAACTGGAAGACCGTGGCGCGCCTGGGCGAACTGGCCTACCGCTGCAACCTGTGCCGCCGCTGCGCCCAGACCTGTCCCATCGGCGTTGACAACGGCCTGCTGGCCCGCGAAATCCGCAAGCTGTTCAGCCAGGAAATGGGCATCTACCCCCGCGAACTGCACGACCGCGGCACCATGAATCACATGAAGGCCGGTTCCTCCACGGGCATGACGCCCGAAGTGGTGAAGGAAAACGTCGAATTCATCGACGAAGACTACACGGAAATCACCGGCGTGGGCATCCACACGCCCTTTGACGTGCAGGGCGCGGACATCATGCTGCTGCACAATGCCGGTGAAATCATGGCCTGGCCTGAAAACATCGCCTCCTTCTCCCTCATCTTCCAGGAAGCGGGCCTTTCGTGGACGCTTTCCAGCAAGGCTCTTGCCTATGACGGCGTGAACTACGGCGTGTTCTACGACGACGCGCAGACCGCCCGCATCGCCCTGCAACACATGATGGCCGCCAAGGAACTGGGCGTGAAAAAGATCGTCATCGGCGAGTGCGGCCATGCCCACAAAGCCCTTACGGTCATTGCCGACCGCGTTATTCCCTTTGAATACCAGGTTCCGCGCGAAAGCTGCTACGTCACCCTGCGTGACATCGTCATGAGCGGCCGCCTCAAGCTTGACCCCTCGCGCAATAACTTTCCCGTGACCCTGCACGACCCCTGCAACGTGGTGCGCCTCATGGGCATTGTTGAGCCCCAGCGCGAAATCATCCGCAAGATTGCGCCCCTGTTCCGTGAAATGCCCCATCACGGTGTGGACAACTACTGCTGCGGCGGCGGTTCCGGCTTTGCCATCATGACCCGCAACAACATCGAACAATGGCGCGGCAACATCTCCGGCCGCAAAAAGATGTGGCAGATTGCCGAAGCCTTCAAGGATTGCCTTGGTCCCGAAACCCGCAAGTACATCTGCGCCCCCTGCTCCAACTGCAAGGGCCAGATCCGCGAAATCCTTGAGCACAACGACCTGTATACCAAGAACAACTTCGCCTACGGCGGTCTGGTGGAACTCATTGTCAACGCCATGACCAACGTGGAGCCCGGTTTCATCAAGTTTGAAGGCGAAGAAGGCGCAGAAGAGTAA
- a CDS encoding IS481 family transposase has protein sequence MESFNQNVIKHKTGLLNLAAELGNVSRACRIMGFSRDTFYRYQTARDAGGVEALFEVSRKKPNLKNRVEEATELAVLDFAIAFPAHGQVRASNELRKTGVFVSPSGVRSIWLRHDLASMKQRLNALEKKSAEEGIVLTEAQVQALERKKHDDEACGEIESHHPGYLGSQDTFYVGTIKGVGRIYQQTFVDTYSKWAAAKLYTTKTPITGADLLNDRVLPFFTSMEMGIIRMLTDRGTEYCGRLETHDYQLYLGINNIEHTKAKARHPQTNGICERFHKTILHEFYQVAFRRKLYNSLEELQADLDVWMEHYNIERTHQGKKCCGRTPLQTLLDGKQIWKEKVGQLN, from the coding sequence ATGGAAAGTTTCAATCAAAACGTCATCAAACACAAGACCGGACTTCTCAACCTTGCTGCCGAACTCGGCAATGTCTCCAGAGCCTGCCGCATCATGGGCTTTTCCAGAGATACCTTCTACCGGTATCAAACAGCACGAGACGCCGGAGGCGTTGAAGCGCTGTTTGAGGTCAGCCGCAAAAAGCCCAACCTGAAAAATCGCGTGGAAGAGGCCACGGAACTGGCGGTGTTGGATTTTGCGATAGCCTTCCCTGCTCATGGGCAAGTGCGGGCCAGCAACGAACTGCGCAAAACCGGCGTATTTGTGTCGCCGTCAGGGGTGCGTTCCATCTGGTTGCGCCATGACCTGGCCTCAATGAAGCAGCGCCTGAACGCCCTGGAGAAGAAGTCCGCTGAAGAGGGCATTGTGCTCACCGAAGCCCAGGTACAAGCTCTGGAGCGTAAAAAACACGACGATGAGGCTTGCGGCGAAATAGAAAGCCATCATCCCGGATATCTCGGCAGTCAGGACACATTTTACGTCGGCACCATCAAGGGCGTCGGCCGTATTTATCAGCAAACCTTTGTGGATACCTACTCTAAGTGGGCGGCTGCCAAGCTCTACACTACCAAAACACCCATCACCGGAGCCGACCTGCTCAATGACCGGGTTTTGCCATTCTTCACTTCAATGGAAATGGGCATTATCCGCATGCTGACGGACAGGGGCACAGAGTACTGCGGCAGACTGGAAACGCATGACTACCAGCTTTATCTGGGCATAAACAACATAGAACACACCAAGGCCAAGGCGCGGCATCCGCAGACAAACGGCATCTGCGAACGTTTCCACAAGACCATCCTGCACGAGTTTTACCAGGTTGCCTTCCGGCGGAAACTGTATAACTCTCTGGAGGAACTGCAGGCCGATCTGGATGTCTGGATGGAACATTACAACATCGAAAGGACACATCAAGGGAAAAAGTGTTGCGGCAGAACGCCATTGCAAACACTCCTTGACGGAAAACAGATCTGGAAGGAAAAGGTCGGACAACTCAACTAA
- a CDS encoding respiratory nitrate reductase subunit gamma — protein MAASPLHVRWELYPVPHEGSKTVYGGSFMEEKDWWTKPRHISHWGDIKALLTEVLFLHATFEHNIKLWVRSYPFHVGMYMLMGGTIIVLCAAIAQLFGLNPQGGLMLFVGNVINAMVLVGTLCIIIGGIGLIERRRNDDGLRRYSTPEHYFNLVIFIVFGLLGLAAWAFSPSYFELARTFIYNLITLNFAPQTSVLFSLHLLVGFFLLIWIPMTHMGHVFMKYFTYHDIRWGDEPTSYSEKNKQKILEALKFNVTWSAKHISGDGAPKSWVDVATTNPTEKKED, from the coding sequence ATGGCCGCCAGCCCCTTGCATGTGCGCTGGGAACTTTACCCCGTCCCGCATGAAGGCAGCAAAACCGTCTACGGCGGCAGCTTCATGGAAGAAAAGGACTGGTGGACCAAGCCGCGTCACATTTCACATTGGGGCGACATCAAGGCGCTGCTCACTGAAGTGCTTTTCCTCCACGCCACATTTGAACACAACATCAAGCTGTGGGTGCGCTCGTATCCCTTCCACGTGGGCATGTACATGCTCATGGGCGGCACAATAATTGTGCTTTGCGCTGCCATTGCTCAGCTTTTTGGGCTGAACCCGCAGGGCGGACTGATGCTCTTTGTGGGCAACGTCATTAATGCCATGGTGCTGGTGGGCACGCTGTGCATCATTATCGGCGGCATCGGCCTTATCGAGAGGCGCCGCAACGACGACGGCCTGCGCCGCTACAGCACGCCCGAGCATTACTTCAATCTGGTCATTTTCATTGTTTTCGGCCTTCTTGGTCTGGCCGCCTGGGCTTTTTCGCCCTCGTATTTCGAACTGGCCCGCACCTTTATCTACAACCTGATTACCCTCAACTTCGCCCCGCAGACCAGCGTGCTGTTCAGCCTGCACCTGCTGGTGGGCTTCTTCCTGCTTATCTGGATTCCCATGACGCACATGGGGCACGTTTTCATGAAGTACTTCACCTATCATGACATCCGCTGGGGCGATGAACCCACCAGCTACAGCGAGAAGAACAAGCAGAAAATCCTTGAGGCCCTCAAGTTCAACGTGACCTGGTCGGCCAAGCATATCTCAGGTGATGGCGCCCCCAAGAGCTGGGTAGACGTCGCCACGACCAACCCCACAGAAAAGAAAGAAGACTAG
- a CDS encoding RrF2 family transcriptional regulator — protein MKLSAKTRYAARILLYLANNGFEKPVSSSLLASKTGISSQFIEQILRQLRLAGITGSVRGAKGGHVLMRKPEDLTFGCIVRLMEGGIELSGCLEKPGNCSRFDACEVRKAWESLQATLDGVFESITLRDLMHDDRLLL, from the coding sequence ATGAAGCTTTCAGCCAAAACGCGCTATGCAGCTCGTATTCTACTGTACTTAGCAAACAATGGGTTTGAAAAACCGGTTTCTTCAAGCTTGCTCGCAAGTAAAACTGGCATCAGCTCTCAGTTTATTGAACAAATTTTGCGGCAGCTACGGCTGGCGGGCATCACAGGCAGTGTTCGCGGCGCCAAGGGTGGGCATGTCCTTATGCGCAAACCGGAAGATCTTACTTTTGGTTGTATCGTGCGTCTGATGGAAGGGGGCATTGAGCTGAGCGGCTGCCTTGAAAAACCTGGCAACTGTTCACGCTTTGATGCCTGCGAAGTACGCAAGGCGTGGGAAAGCCTGCAAGCGACGCTTGATGGCGTGTTTGAATCCATTACCCTTCGCGATCTCATGCACGATGACCGGCTTTTGCTTTGA
- a CDS encoding RrF2 family transcriptional regulator yields the protein MRISTMSCHALHLLLCLSEQDQDMPASASELAACTGISEKFVQKIMRLLQSEDIIKSVRGIAGGHMLARNPDSITLADIINAVEGGITLPGVNSEAPVGKAAFDVWDKAAMTLHNSLDAVTLSSVRKSAGFSPRHAAHRKQGHSVTRRPESEPGGANAKAYSLGRQRCRKPKQDVASLTSI from the coding sequence ATGCGTATTTCCACAATGTCCTGTCATGCGCTGCATTTGCTGTTGTGCCTTTCTGAACAAGATCAGGACATGCCGGCATCCGCTTCCGAACTGGCGGCCTGTACGGGTATTTCTGAAAAGTTTGTGCAAAAAATCATGCGCTTGCTTCAATCTGAGGACATTATCAAGAGCGTAAGGGGCATCGCCGGGGGGCACATGCTTGCCCGCAACCCCGATTCCATAACGCTGGCGGACATAATCAACGCAGTGGAAGGTGGCATTACCCTGCCCGGCGTCAACAGTGAGGCCCCAGTCGGCAAAGCCGCCTTTGACGTTTGGGACAAGGCTGCCATGACCCTGCACAACTCTTTGGATGCGGTGACGCTCAGTTCAGTTCGTAAGAGCGCCGGGTTTTCGCCGCGTCATGCTGCTCATCGCAAACAAGGCCACTCAGTCACCAGACGACCAGAATCAGAACCCGGAGGCGCCAATGCAAAAGCATATTCTCTTGGTAGACAGCGATGCCGAAAGCCTAAACAGGATGTCGCAAGTCTTACGTCAATCTAA
- a CDS encoding response regulator, whose translation MSQVLRQSNYQVSVASSCDESLHLVNNCKPDCIIFDVELQGTSGTILYSRLRRNSQTRDIPAIVCTNVGPRPVCFGTGVPVLSKNCPGDVLLGAVSAAVAC comes from the coding sequence ATGTCGCAAGTCTTACGTCAATCTAACTACCAGGTAAGCGTCGCGTCCAGCTGTGACGAAAGCCTGCATTTGGTCAACAATTGCAAACCGGACTGCATCATCTTTGATGTTGAGCTGCAGGGCACTTCGGGCACCATCTTGTACAGTCGACTGCGCAGGAATTCGCAAACGCGTGATATTCCGGCCATTGTCTGTACAAACGTGGGGCCGAGGCCCGTCTGCTTTGGAACTGGGGTTCCGGTTTTGAGTAAAAACTGCCCAGGCGATGTGTTGCTGGGCGCTGTTTCTGCCGCTGTAGCCTGTTAG